A window of Christiangramia forsetii KT0803 contains these coding sequences:
- a CDS encoding PH domain-containing protein — protein MESLKKFLNESQDPKAVEKTMTKVSELLTREEKIEYIAVQKKPAVNLSPDSIALTNKRIIFCRPKSFGFSMDFQDFLWKEIADCHMKEGILGATFTVKTVKGGHIALDYLPKAQARMLYRYGQEKEEEMSEYRRQRELENSRASAGGGITVNTSSENQSAAAKEPQDDPMANLKKLKMLFAEDLISEEEFSNKKAEILAKL, from the coding sequence ATGGAATCATTAAAGAAATTTTTAAATGAATCTCAGGACCCTAAGGCCGTTGAGAAGACAATGACTAAAGTTTCTGAACTTCTTACACGAGAGGAAAAAATTGAATATATCGCGGTACAGAAGAAACCGGCAGTTAATTTATCTCCAGACTCTATTGCTCTTACCAATAAACGCATCATTTTTTGCCGACCTAAAAGTTTTGGATTCTCTATGGATTTCCAGGATTTTCTTTGGAAAGAGATTGCCGACTGTCATATGAAAGAAGGAATTTTAGGGGCTACTTTTACAGTTAAAACAGTTAAAGGAGGACATATCGCGCTTGATTATTTACCAAAAGCGCAGGCACGAATGCTGTATAGGTATGGCCAGGAAAAAGAAGAAGAAATGTCTGAATACAGAAGACAGCGGGAATTAGAAAATTCCAGAGCCAGTGCAGGTGGGGGGATTACGGTAAATACGAGTTCAGAGAATCAAAGTGCCGCAGCTAAGGAGCCACAGGATGATCCCATGGCAAATTTGAAAAAGTTGAAAATGTTGTTTGCAGAAGATCTGATTAGTGAAGAGGAATTCAGTAATAAAAAGGCTGAGATTTTAGCTAAGCTATAA
- a CDS encoding DnaJ domain-containing protein, whose product MTNHYETLGLKSTASQQEIEDAYQKLSKKFHPDYNGGDQYFSDLYGNIKEAYEILSDKNKKAEYDNREHTKKTELVEEKKSTAPEILLFESDKETFVEGDTIELKWQTKNADKVFIKPFGELEPNGRKVFKLKNFNKPELKITLDATNSPSGEITSKTVTLINEVTEVDFSEFEKDEPVEEYIAEENEQLQVEKEPVYSNSFAGTAAVENGEIPVVKTEESFFSTRGRLRRSSYLGRAILLGIPAGIASVIIQDTYNDTVIGWSALVMIICSILIFIQFIKRLHDINLSGWFSLINFIPYIGALFGLIVVFIDSSRGSNTYGADPKNRS is encoded by the coding sequence ATGACTAACCATTACGAAACTTTAGGACTAAAATCTACTGCATCTCAACAGGAGATTGAAGATGCATATCAAAAATTATCAAAAAAGTTTCATCCCGATTATAATGGTGGGGATCAATATTTCTCTGATTTGTACGGGAATATCAAAGAAGCTTATGAAATTCTTTCTGATAAAAATAAAAAGGCAGAATATGATAATCGCGAGCATACTAAAAAGACAGAGCTAGTAGAAGAAAAAAAAAGTACAGCCCCGGAAATTTTATTGTTTGAATCAGATAAAGAAACATTTGTTGAGGGAGATACGATAGAACTCAAGTGGCAAACAAAAAATGCAGATAAGGTTTTTATAAAACCCTTCGGCGAATTGGAACCTAATGGGAGAAAAGTTTTTAAGTTGAAAAACTTTAATAAGCCCGAATTAAAAATAACTCTAGATGCAACGAATTCTCCTTCTGGTGAAATAACATCTAAAACCGTTACACTTATAAATGAAGTAACTGAGGTAGATTTCTCTGAATTCGAAAAGGATGAACCAGTCGAGGAATACATAGCTGAAGAAAATGAGCAATTACAGGTTGAAAAGGAACCTGTTTATTCCAATTCATTTGCAGGAACGGCAGCTGTTGAAAATGGGGAAATACCAGTTGTTAAAACAGAAGAAAGTTTTTTTTCTACAAGGGGGAGACTAAGAAGAAGTTCTTATCTGGGTAGAGCTATATTACTGGGAATCCCTGCAGGCATTGCTTCAGTAATTATTCAGGACACTTATAACGATACCGTGATAGGTTGGAGCGCTTTAGTCATGATTATCTGTTCTATACTCATCTTTATTCAGTTCATCAAAAGATTACATGATATCAATTTAAGCGGTTGGTTCAGTCTTATCAACTTTATACCATATATAGGGGCATTATTTGGATTAATAGTAGTTTTTATTGATAGCTCAAGAGGATCAAACACGTATGGAGCTGATCCTAAGAACAGATCCTGA
- a CDS encoding J domain-containing protein, translating to MADYYKILGVSKRASKKEIERAFYKIKSKFSSEDVEDPYYKNFYRRILEAYNVLSNDKLKAQYDQKFDFSKEKTSNEKKKEDKTPSEPIINYFKSNRESLSEGKKLILTWDTSFADKITLNPGGKVNSTGSKVIFYDDLVEGRTQISLRVLNSSSGKETAKTMEIAKEVNNTQEVYSQTSNPEPAREEKSSVQVDEHISPQTEPSKSDLKKYGVPGGIGILILAIVLFVLGKSGFWETSSKENLNQYFKETGSEKLAEQSDVIKEEETELFPEITKNLNGDKIKYYDPNIVLDELINEIKNNAISESTGFEADYRQFFNSTNNPFEWRKNYNDIGGKKVSTGQIDIGIKQRPYSTQKDPIIERISLTKTGDANSNLLKQISFEIGDSGPPFWEPESKWEAFDELLKNDAEELILVDELNQKNKIFTLHKIPSGYSSGYLNMGDVIIPVSINKIISEDDPTSIEVNFYSSMNGFITNKENITRREKELNILNLMELEGYRDFKLVSQFYSDQVVKYWDNTNLDYLDLESLYQTAWANTDYSMNDVQDIKMYDESNFELITNFEYLNKDGDTISQLSSTHFTFDKDGLIEEEYGVDSDYTYQSVRDSDFDYISDEEKISRLLKAEDDRNFNKVASYYSSDMKRYWHLNEPTFRLISKTYLDSWSMTSYSRNTILDIEKSGFMTYDVRVSFTFYNKEDNQQEAKESATRYIFNDKGLIKEVYGINNNQG from the coding sequence ATGGCCGATTATTATAAAATTCTTGGTGTCTCCAAAAGAGCATCAAAAAAGGAAATTGAACGTGCCTTCTATAAGATCAAATCCAAATTTTCATCTGAAGATGTGGAAGATCCTTATTACAAAAATTTCTACCGACGAATTCTGGAGGCGTATAACGTTCTTTCAAATGATAAATTGAAGGCTCAATATGACCAGAAATTCGATTTTTCAAAGGAGAAAACTTCAAATGAAAAGAAGAAAGAAGATAAAACTCCAAGTGAGCCGATAATCAATTATTTCAAATCAAATAGGGAAAGTTTAAGTGAAGGAAAAAAACTGATACTAACCTGGGATACCAGTTTTGCTGATAAGATAACATTGAATCCCGGTGGGAAGGTAAATTCGACTGGATCGAAGGTTATTTTCTACGATGACTTAGTTGAAGGTAGAACACAGATTAGTTTAAGAGTTCTAAATTCAAGTTCAGGAAAAGAGACGGCAAAGACCATGGAAATTGCCAAAGAAGTCAATAACACCCAGGAAGTTTATAGTCAGACTTCTAACCCGGAACCTGCCAGGGAAGAAAAATCATCAGTTCAGGTTGATGAGCATATTTCACCACAAACTGAACCCAGTAAGTCAGATTTAAAAAAATATGGAGTTCCGGGTGGAATAGGAATATTAATACTCGCGATAGTCCTTTTTGTTTTAGGGAAATCCGGATTTTGGGAGACCAGTTCAAAGGAAAATCTGAATCAATACTTCAAGGAAACAGGTAGCGAAAAATTAGCTGAACAATCAGATGTAATCAAGGAGGAAGAAACTGAGCTTTTTCCTGAAATTACTAAGAACTTAAATGGAGATAAGATAAAGTATTATGACCCAAATATTGTATTAGATGAATTAATAAATGAAATTAAGAACAATGCCATATCAGAATCTACAGGTTTTGAAGCAGACTATCGTCAATTCTTTAATTCGACAAATAATCCATTTGAATGGAGAAAAAATTACAATGATATAGGCGGTAAAAAAGTATCAACTGGTCAAATTGATATTGGAATCAAACAACGTCCTTATAGTACTCAAAAAGATCCAATAATAGAGAGAATTTCCCTTACAAAGACCGGTGATGCGAATTCAAACTTATTAAAGCAAATAAGCTTCGAAATTGGGGATTCAGGTCCTCCTTTCTGGGAGCCAGAAAGTAAATGGGAAGCTTTTGATGAGTTATTAAAAAATGACGCTGAAGAACTGATTTTAGTTGATGAATTAAATCAAAAGAATAAAATATTTACACTCCATAAAATTCCTTCTGGTTATTCATCAGGCTATTTAAATATGGGTGATGTTATTATTCCCGTAAGTATTAATAAGATAATTTCTGAGGATGACCCTACTTCAATAGAAGTGAATTTTTACTCCTCCATGAATGGCTTTATAACAAATAAGGAGAATATAACCCGGAGAGAAAAAGAACTAAATATTTTAAACTTAATGGAATTAGAAGGCTACAGGGATTTCAAACTGGTAAGCCAGTTTTATTCAGATCAAGTAGTAAAATACTGGGATAATACCAATCTGGATTATTTAGATCTGGAAAGCTTATATCAAACCGCTTGGGCCAATACTGATTACTCCATGAACGATGTGCAGGATATTAAAATGTATGATGAAAGTAATTTCGAACTAATTACAAATTTTGAATATTTAAATAAAGATGGGGACACCATTTCTCAACTTAGTTCAACTCATTTTACCTTTGATAAGGATGGCTTAATAGAAGAAGAATATGGCGTTGATTCTGATTATACTTATCAAAGTGTAAGGGATAGTGATTTTGATTATATATCAGATGAAGAGAAGATCAGCCGACTTTTAAAGGCCGAAGATGATCGTAATTTTAATAAGGTGGCGTCTTATTATTCTTCAGATATGAAGCGCTACTGGCATTTAAATGAGCCTACATTTAGACTAATTAGCAAAACGTACCTTGATTCCTGGAGTATGACCTCTTATTCCCGGAATACTATTTTGGACATCGAAAAATCCGGTTTTATGACTTATGACGTTCGAGTGAGTTTTACATTTTATAATAAGGAAGATAATCAGCAAGAGGCTAAAGAAAGTGCTACCCGGTATATATTTAATGATAAAGGTTTGATTAAAGAGGTTTATGGAATAAATAATAATCAAGGCTAA
- a CDS encoding DUF6804 family protein — MYKLRLIICISAAILFLAVFPFPIGYYTLLRLIVSITAGLLCVRQYKNDNILMIVINGFILLLFNPIYPIYLGDKSTWIPIDIITGIFLVYQAITYKSLKSIESV, encoded by the coding sequence TTGTATAAATTGAGATTAATAATATGTATAAGTGCTGCTATTCTATTTCTGGCAGTCTTCCCATTTCCTATAGGATATTACACATTGTTAAGGCTCATAGTAAGCATAACTGCAGGGCTATTATGCGTTAGGCAATATAAAAATGATAACATTTTGATGATAGTTATAAATGGATTCATTTTGCTTCTTTTTAATCCTATTTACCCAATTTATTTGGGAGATAAGAGTACTTGGATACCAATAGATATCATTACTGGAATCTTTTTAGTCTATCAAGCTATCACTTACAAATCATTAAAATCGATAGAATCAGTTTAA
- a CDS encoding thermonuclease family protein, which translates to MALDFKLFLISSLILLSSCKRSVSNSVAVSDNPSDRLESVESNTESKPDSKENKKSEGQISLEAKIIRIVDGDTAELLYGELPITLRLQHIDAPEKRGSQAYGNKAKTVLSDLCFSQQVTILTEGDFDMGGRMIGEIINEEGLNVNKEMVRLGFAWHFKKYSSDMSYDKLEKEARSLKRGLWQEPNPIAPWDFR; encoded by the coding sequence ATGGCCCTGGACTTTAAACTATTTCTTATATCCAGTTTAATTTTGCTTTCCTCCTGCAAACGCTCAGTAAGCAATAGCGTAGCTGTATCGGATAATCCTTCTGATAGGTTAGAGTCGGTAGAGTCGAATACAGAATCTAAACCTGATTCTAAAGAAAATAAAAAATCAGAAGGGCAAATTTCCTTAGAGGCAAAGATCATAAGAATTGTAGATGGAGATACTGCTGAGCTTCTTTATGGTGAATTACCTATAACGTTAAGGCTTCAGCATATTGATGCTCCCGAGAAAAGGGGAAGCCAGGCCTATGGAAATAAAGCGAAAACTGTTTTATCCGACCTTTGTTTTAGTCAGCAGGTTACCATTCTTACCGAAGGTGATTTTGACATGGGAGGCCGCATGATAGGCGAGATAATCAATGAGGAAGGATTGAATGTAAATAAGGAAATGGTTCGATTAGGTTTTGCCTGGCATTTTAAAAAATACTCTTCAGATATGAGTTATGACAAACTGGAGAAAGAAGCCCGAAGTTTAAAAAGAGGACTTTGGCAAGAACCTAATCCCATAGCCCCCTGGGATTTTAGGTAA
- a CDS encoding S1C family serine protease, whose product MRILFSFLLICLVLFSCKRPNRNPQNATSNSSPQREYRGENTEIKQNSDSRNNSEESRSNPIEISSGEYKTVSELFKELNPAVFRVYGVLGEDKYSNGSGFFIGQGIGVTNYHVLADSQEAYIQIGEDFYEITNVLSKSYPANLDYVIFETEYLNASSLPIANKNPQVGEDVFAIGSPQGLSNSLTKGTISGFRDNKRIQIDATIDHGSSGGPLFNMKGEVIGITTSGMGTGSELNFAVDIQALPYEKYTR is encoded by the coding sequence ATGAGAATCCTTTTTAGTTTCTTATTAATTTGCCTAGTTCTGTTTAGTTGTAAAAGGCCGAATAGAAATCCTCAGAACGCCACTAGTAATTCTTCCCCCCAAAGAGAATACAGGGGTGAGAACACTGAAATAAAGCAAAATTCAGATTCCAGGAATAACTCTGAAGAATCTCGTTCAAACCCAATAGAAATATCATCAGGAGAATATAAAACTGTATCAGAATTATTTAAAGAATTAAATCCTGCAGTTTTTAGAGTATACGGGGTATTAGGTGAAGATAAATATTCAAATGGTAGTGGGTTTTTTATAGGTCAGGGAATTGGTGTTACTAATTATCACGTATTAGCTGATAGCCAGGAAGCTTATATCCAAATAGGAGAAGATTTTTATGAGATCACTAATGTACTTTCTAAAAGTTATCCGGCAAATCTGGACTATGTCATTTTTGAGACCGAATATCTTAATGCCAGTAGCCTGCCTATAGCAAATAAAAACCCACAAGTTGGTGAAGATGTTTTTGCTATTGGTAGTCCTCAAGGCTTATCGAATTCTTTAACCAAGGGAACGATTTCCGGCTTTAGAGACAATAAAAGGATTCAAATCGATGCTACTATTGATCACGGGAGTTCCGGTGGGCCTCTATTTAATATGAAAGGTGAAGTGATTGGAATTACTACCTCGGGAATGGGAACAGGATCAGAATTGAACTTTGCAGTGGATATACAGGCCTTGCCCTATGAAAAATATACCCGTTAA